The stretch of DNA CTGGTGAGCGAGCGGCGGTGGCGGAGCGCCACGTGGTCGCTCCCCTGCCCGAGGCCCGCGACCCGCACTGCCCGGCGCTCCGCCGTGAGGACGGCGGCCGCCGCCCCATCGGAGATGGGACAGACCTCGTAGAGCCGGAGCGGGTCGGCGATGAGGCGACTCCCCAGGACGTCACTTACGGTGATCTCCCCCTGGAAGTGGGCGAGGGGGTTGCGGCTCCCGTTCCTGTGGTTCTTCACCGGGACCAGCGCTAACTCCCGGGCGTGCAGGTGGTAGGTCTCGGCGTAGGCCCGGGTGACGATCGCGGCGAGCGCCGGCATGGTGGCCCCGTACCGCCGCTCGGTGGGATCGATCATCCGGCTGAGGATCTCGGCCACCCGCGGCGTCGGGAGATCGGTCATCTTCTCGCCGGCCACCACCAGGGCCGTCCGGGCGAAGCCCGCCGCGATGGCGGATGCGGCCGCGAAGAAGGCGGCCGCTCCCGAGGAGGTGCCGGTCTCCACCCGGAAGCCCGGGGTGTAGGCCTTCCCGAGGAAGGAGGCGAAGAGGGGGGCGAGCGTCCCGTCCCCGGTGAACTCCTCCGGGTTCATGGTGCCC from Candidatus Methylomirabilis sp. encodes:
- a CDS encoding thiolase domain-containing protein (Catalyzes the synthesis of acetoacetyl coenzyme A from two molecules of acetyl coenzyme A. It can also act as a thiolase, catalyzing the reverse reaction and generating two-carbon units from the four-carbon product of fatty acid oxidation) yields the protein MPAVYVAGVGCTRFGRLEAPLLPLLAEAAAQALEDAALEDVDLIVLGTMNPEEFTGDGTLAPLFASFLGKAYTPGFRVETGTSSGAAAFFAAASAIAAGFARTALVVAGEKMTDLPTPRVAEILSRMIDPTERRYGATMPALAAIVTRAYAETYHLHARELALVPVKNHRNGSRNPLAHFQGEITVSDVLGSRLIADPLRLYEVCPISDGAAAAVLTAERRAVRVAGLGQGSDHVALRHRRSLTSFRATQEAARRAYAMAGLRPAAVRVAEVHDAFTPFELITMEDLGLAEAGKAVRALVRGETALEGRLPVNPSGGLKARGHPVGASGLAQIAEIVRQLRGEAGGRQVREARVGLAQSIGGLASVNWVTILARS